DNA sequence from the Antarctobacter heliothermus genome:
TAACGACGCAACAGATCCATCAGGCTGGTCGACATTTGGCGCGTCTGGTCAAACATCTTGAGATTGGCCTCATACGATCTTTGTGCTTCGCGGGCGTCGGCAATCTCGATGATCAAATCGACATTGGACCCAAGGTAGGTGCCGGTCTCATCGGCAAGCGGATGCGCAGGATCGTGGACAACCTCAAGATCTGTGCGGTCCAGCGCGACATCGCCCGCCCTGACCCCGGTCACATCTGCGGCGGTGGGCATGGCCTCAAACGGCATGGTCTTGCGCCGATAGCCGGGCGTGTCGACGTTGGCGATGTTCTCGGACAAAAGACGCAGGCGCGCGGCCTGTGCCTGCAGGCCCGTAGTGGTCACTTTCAAAGCGTTTGAAAAATCACTCATCGGATTATTCCTTTATCAACGGCCAAGGCTGGCGCGCAGGATGCTGAGGTTACTGCGGTAGATGGCCAGTGCGCGGTCATGTTGGCGCTTGGCGTCCACGGCGGTGACCATCTCCTGCTCAAGTGAGACAGTGTTGCCGTTGGGATCCAACGCGTCGCGGCGTTCGGAGATATCGACCGAACGACCGTTGCTGCCGTTGAGGTGCCTTTCGCGCGACGCCCGCTGACCCATCATCGAGTCGCGCAGGGTTTCGCCAAACTCCGGCAATTCGCGGGCCCGGTAACCGGGTGTATCCGCATTTGCGATATTCTGGCTGCTAAAAGCCTGCTGCATGCCCGCATGCCGCGCCATGGCCATCGCCGTTCTGAAGACGTCCAAATTCTGGAACATCGGGGCTTCTCCCTCGATTGCTTAAATCAAGGCTTAACGCTGATTCCTTTAGATATGGTTTGCGAGGAATGAACGGAGCGAACGATGGACGAAGACATCAATGGCCTCAGGGCGCGGATTTCGCAGATGCAGCCGGTGCGCGCCGTTGGGCGCGTGCAATCAGTTGACGGCACAATAATCTGGGTGCGGGGGTTGGCGGAACATGCCTGCATCGGTGACAGGTTGCGCCTGATGCACGGCAGCAATGTTCTAGGCGGAGAGGTGTTGCGGATCCGCGACGACCTAGTGGCGATGCTGCCAGATGAGGTGCCCGACGGGGTTTCCAAAGGGGATCGGGTTGCGGTGCTTGGCCCTCCGACTCTGGCCCCTTGCGACAGCTGGATC
Encoded proteins:
- the flgC gene encoding flagellar basal body rod protein FlgC, with product MSDFSNALKVTTTGLQAQAARLRLLSENIANVDTPGYRRKTMPFEAMPTAADVTGVRAGDVALDRTDLEVVHDPAHPLADETGTYLGSNVDLIIEIADAREAQRSYEANLKMFDQTRQMSTSLMDLLRR
- a CDS encoding FlgB family protein, with product MFQNLDVFRTAMAMARHAGMQQAFSSQNIANADTPGYRARELPEFGETLRDSMMGQRASRERHLNGSNGRSVDISERRDALDPNGNTVSLEQEMVTAVDAKRQHDRALAIYRSNLSILRASLGR